Proteins encoded together in one Acipenser ruthenus unplaced genomic scaffold, fAciRut3.2 maternal haplotype, whole genome shotgun sequence window:
- the LOC131730530 gene encoding uncharacterized protein LOC131730530, producing MAEIEDIFEGVEEAIDGADDDIEDLSEEAQEEIKAEVAEARAEVAELSKVSETLKTLLQYVTTSIPKIVGFVVKNLAIGAILWGVNVVLNKLLPDKQQSLDVQSKRAVIKALTAIIKNETGLSEKLLKWMTDHKDDMIQLEGFEVPMESIIQKYIGPVSDAVEQAFKVANSLTKKIDGKTQINIPTAEDIQQFLAAADAFLQAFSNLIQFVSTHVQQIKELKTFPLTQADIDSLKTQLDDAKALPLW from the exons ATGGCGGAGATAGAAGACATATTTGAGGGAGTTGAAGAAGCCATTGATGGAGCTGACGATGACATTGAAGACCTATCAGAAGAAGCACAAGaggaaataaaagcagaagtagcTGAAGCACGAGCAGAAGTTGCAGAGCTTTCCAAAGTTAGCGAGACCTTAAAAACCTTGCTTCAATACGTCACAACAAGTATACCAAAAATAGTAGGATTTGTTGTGAAAAATTTAGCTATCGGTGCTATCTTGTGGGGTGTAAATGTTGTTCTTAACAAATTGCTTCCCGATAAACAACAATCCTTGGATGTACAGAGTAAGCGTGCTGTGATTAAGGCATTAACCGCaatcattaaaaatgaaacaggcCTCAGTGAAAAGCTCCTAAAGTGGATGACAGACCACAAAGATGATATGATTCAACTGGAAGGATTTGAAGTACCAATGGAATCAATTATTCAGAAATACATTGGACCAGTATCTGAT GCCGTTGAGCAAGCCTTCAAAGTTGCAAACTCACTCACGAAAAAGATTGACGGGAAAACCCAGATCAACATCCCAACAGCAGAAGACATCCAGCAGTTCCTTGCAGCTGCCGATGCATTTCTCCAAGCCTTCAGTAATTTGATTCAGTTTGTCTCCACACATGTTCAACAGATTAAAGAGCTTAAAACCTTTCCATTGACACAGGCAGACATTGACTCTCTTAAAACTCAGCTGGATGATGCTAAGGCCTTACCTTTGtggtaa
- the LOC131730528 gene encoding uncharacterized protein LOC131730528, with translation MAEIEDIFEGVEEAIDGADDDIEDLSEEAQEEIKAEVAEARAEVAELSKVSETLKTLLQYVTTSIPKIVGFVVKNLAIGAILWGVNVVLNKLLPDKQQSLDVQSKRAVIKALTAIIKNETGLSEKLLKWMTDHKDDMIQLEGFEVPMESIIQKYIGPVSDAVEQAFKVATSLTKKIDGKTQINIPTAEDIQQFLAAADAFLQAFSNLIQFVSTHVQQIKELKTFPLTQADIDSLKTQLDDAKALPLW, from the exons ATGGCGGAGATAGAAGACATATTTGAGGGAGTTGAAGAAGCCATTGATGGAGCTGACGATGACATTGAAGACCTATCAGAAGAAGCACAAGaggaaataaaagcagaagtagcTGAAGCACGAGCAGAAGTTGCAGAGCTTTCCAAAGTTAGCGAGACCTTAAAAACCTTGCTTCAATACGTCACAACAAGTATACCAAAAATAGTAGGATTTGTTGTGAAAAATTTAGCTATCGGTGCTATCTTGTGGGGTGTAAATGTTGTTCTTAACAAATTGCTTCCCGATAAACAACAATCCTTGGATGTACAGAGTAAGCGTGCTGTGATTAAGGCATTAACCGCaatcattaaaaatgaaacaggcCTCAGTGAAAAGCTCCTAAAGTGGATGACAGACCACAAAGATGATATGATTCAACTGGAAGGATTTGAAGTACCAATGGAATCAATTATTCAGAAATACATTGGACCAGTATCTGAT GCCGTTGAGCAAGCCTTCAAAGTTGCAACCTCGCTCACGAAAAAGATTGACGGGAAAACCCAGATCAACATCCCAACAGCAGAAGACATCCAGCAGTTCCTTGCAGCTGCCGATGCATTTCTCCAAGCCTTCAGTAATTTGATTCAGTTTGTCTCCACACATGTTCAACAGATTAAAGAGCTTAAAACCTTTCCATTGACACAGGCAGACATTGACTCTCTTAAAACTCAGCTGGATGATGCTAAGGCCTTACCTTTGtggtaa